A segment of the Romboutsia sp. 13368 genome:
ATGTGGTTCCACGATAAACAATATAGGTACAATAGAAATATTAGATACAATAACTAAGTATTTACAACCTAAATACTTAGATGTAGATAATAAATTTAAAGGATTTGTATTTAAAACAGTAGTTGACCCATTTGTAGGAAAAATATCATATTTAAAAGTTACACAAGGTGAAATAGAAAAAGATACTGAAATATTTAATATAAATAAAGATAGTAAAGAAAAATTAAGTAATTTATATACTATGAAGAATAAAGAGTTAGTAGAAATTAATAAAGCTAATTGTGGAGATATAGTTATATTAACTAAGTTTGCTAATTTACAAACTGGGGATACTCTATCAATAAACAAGGATGATGAATCTATACTACCTATTAGCTTCCCTAAACCTCAGATATATTTTTCAATTACTCCAAAAAATAAAGGTGATGAAGAAAAAGTAAGTGCTACATTAAATAAAATAGTAGAAGAAGACCCAAGTATACAATGGTATAGAAATTCAGAGACGAAACAGGCTCTTATAGGTGGCCAAGGAGAGCTTCATATAAATATAGTAAAAGAAAAGATGAAAGAAAAGTTTGGAGTGGATGTTAATTTAGAAGACCTTAAGGTTGCATATAGAGAAACTATAAAAGGTAGCGCCGATGTACAAGGTAAACATAAAAAACAATCAGGGGGACATGGTCAATATGGAGATGTAAAAATCAAATTTGAGAGAAGCAAAGAGGATTTTGAATTTAAAGAAGAAATTTTTGGAGGATCTGTACCTAAACAATATATACCTGCAGTAGAAAAAGGATTGAAGGATTCTATGCTAAAAGGTGTTCTAGCAGGATTCCCAGTTACTAATATAAAAGCTACCCTTTATGATGGTTCATATCATGATGTTGATTCATCTGAAATGGCATTTAAAATGGCAGCTAGTATAGCATTTAAGAAAGGTATGGAAGAAGCACAACCAGTATTATTAGAACCTATAATGAGCTTAAAAATAACAATTCCTGAAGAGTACATGGGAGATGTTATGGGAGATATAAATAAGAGAAGAGGTAAAATATTAGGAATAGAACCATTTGAAAATGGAAAACAATTAATTTATGCACAAGCGCCTCAAGCTGAAACATTTAAATATGCTATAGATTTAAGAGCAATGACACAAGGTAGAGGATATTTTGAAATGGAAGTTGAAAAATATGATGAAGTTCCTAATCAAATAGCTCAAAAGATAATATTAGAAGTAAATAATAATAAATAGGCCATATAAAAGGGGTATATCTGAAGTAATGATACCCCCTTTTTAGATTAAAAGCATAAACTAGATAAAAGTTTAATATTATATTAAGTATAAAGTATATCACCTATAAATTTAATATTATACATTCTATAAGAAAAAAACATTATAGTGTAAACTTTATTAAATAATAACCATATAAATTATATTAATATATAGTCAAAGGAAGTAAAGTTTATATGATTAAGTTGTAATGTAAATGACATAAATTATTATAAAGGCAATTAATAAAGCCTTTTATATATAAACAATATGAAAAATGATAAGTTATATAAGTACTAAAAAAGTATAAAGGTATTATAAAAAATAAGATATTTACAGAGAAAAGTTAAAATAATATTGTACTAATAGATGATAAGATATTATATATACCTATTCCTGAACTAAAAGATAAAGTTAGAGCTAATATTCTACAAAATATAGTGATAGGTTTACTTAGTATTGATGAAAGTAACAAAGGTGAGCTGAAGATAAAAATAAGGATATGCTAAAAGGAGGGATAGTATATGTATTTTAGTAGATTTACACAAAAGTCTAAAAAAGCTATAGAATTAAGTTTAGAATGTGCTAAAGCATTTGGTGACAATATAGTTGATAGTGAATATTTATTGCTAGGTTTACTAAAAGAAGGGGATGGTATAGCTGCAAGAGTATTAATAAAGCTAGGTATAACAGCTAAAGATATAGAAGAGAAAATAATAGAACTAAAAGGTAAAAAATCTACAGAGTTAAATGATGTACAATTAAGTAGTAGAAGTGAAGAGATATTAGCTATATCTGGTATATTTGCAGATAAATTTAAGTCTGAATATATAGAAACGGAACATATATTATTAGGCATTCTTCAACAAGGAGAAGGTATAGCTATTGATATATTAAATGAAGCGGATATAGATTATAAATCTATAGTTGAATTAATAATAGACATGGTTGGGTTAGAAAATATGAAGTCAAGCAAGTCTACACAATCTAATTATCCAGTCAAAACTCAAACATCTTCAAAGCTTTTAGATAAGTATGGAAAAAACT
Coding sequences within it:
- a CDS encoding elongation factor G, translated to MKVYDSNMIRNIAVLGHSGCGKTNLIEAISYTSNLRNKISKQNDKVNMTYTLGLVPVEHNNYKFNLLDTPGYFDFCGDVISSLTASDAAVIVIDATTDIQVGTEKSLELTQDIPKIMFINKIDNEKSRYKDTLSMLRDQYGNKVIPMIIPIYKDKQFMKLHNIFENIDELDEEFKEEAMSLKESLMELIAETDDEILDKYFSGEELDAQDIQKGLTIGIQNGDIIPVICGSTINNIGTIEILDTITKYLQPKYLDVDNKFKGFVFKTVVDPFVGKISYLKVTQGEIEKDTEIFNINKDSKEKLSNLYTMKNKELVEINKANCGDIVILTKFANLQTGDTLSINKDDESILPISFPKPQIYFSITPKNKGDEEKVSATLNKIVEEDPSIQWYRNSETKQALIGGQGELHINIVKEKMKEKFGVDVNLEDLKVAYRETIKGSADVQGKHKKQSGGHGQYGDVKIKFERSKEDFEFKEEIFGGSVPKQYIPAVEKGLKDSMLKGVLAGFPVTNIKATLYDGSYHDVDSSEMAFKMAASIAFKKGMEEAQPVLLEPIMSLKITIPEEYMGDVMGDINKRRGKILGIEPFENGKQLIYAQAPQAETFKYAIDLRAMTQGRGYFEMEVEKYDEVPNQIAQKIILEVNNNK